The Humulus lupulus chromosome 3, drHumLupu1.1, whole genome shotgun sequence genome window below encodes:
- the LOC133823777 gene encoding uncharacterized protein LOC133823777 has translation MPDDSQNFEDGADYEEGYYEEDKETEGEYQDHKAKDPANPKKEMNPDQEDPDVVHLRPQVLDQEARIAEQKEATHQMQESLLAFQAFIAAQGLAANPLTVPPPGTQPPAPPIRTGAPKKTSPIPPPGPHPRDGLLKLPQEKGKANIADIVGKENPQKKTHPVPKTRANPGHLPRKERMCPVPG, from the coding sequence ATGCCCGATGATTCCCAGAATTTTGAGGACGGGGCTGACTACGAGGAGGGTTACTATGAGGAAGACAAAGAAACTGAAGGGGAATACCAGGATCACAAGGCTAAAGATCCTGCTAACCCTAAAAAAGAGATGAATCCAGATCAGGAGGACCCAGACGTGGTCCATTTGAGACCGCAGGTTctggaccaagaggccaggatAGCTGAACAGAAAGAGGCCACCCAccagatgcaagaatccctcctcGCTTTTCAGGCcttcattgctgcccaaggattggcagccaatcctCTGACCGTTCCACCTCCGGGAACACAACCGCCAGCCCCACCGATTAGGACTGGTGCACCGAAAAAGACAAGCCCAATCCCTCCTCCGGGACCACATCCCAGAGATGGCCTGTTGAAGCTGCCTCAAGAAAAAGGAAAAGCCAATATAGCTGACATTGTGGGAAAAGAAAACCCCCAAAAGAAAACTCATCCCGTGCCAAAAACTAGGGCCAACCCAGGGCATctccctaggaaagaacggatGTGTCCCGTCCCAGGATAG